The Streptomyces sp. NBC_00344 genome includes a window with the following:
- the argB gene encoding acetylglutamate kinase: MSTRKHTALPKAQTLIEALPWLTRHHGKTVVIKFGGNAMVDEDLKAAFAQDVVFLRHAGLKPVVVHGGGPQISAQLDRHGLVSEFKAGLRVTTPEAMDVVRMVLAGQVQRELVGLLNQHGPFAVGMTGEDAHTITAVQHFPQIDGRSVDIGRVGEITGIDTGAIQALLDDGRIPVISSIARSAHDNHVFNVNADTAAAALAAALNAETLMVLTDVEGLYEDWPHSDDVISRLTAKQLEMLLPELASGMVPKMEGCLFAVRNGVTTARVIDGRVQHSILLEIFTDEGIGTMVVPDSEETDTETATEGES, encoded by the coding sequence ATGAGCACTCGTAAGCACACCGCACTGCCCAAGGCGCAGACTCTCATCGAGGCCCTGCCCTGGCTGACGCGTCATCACGGCAAGACCGTCGTCATCAAGTTCGGCGGCAACGCCATGGTCGACGAGGACCTGAAGGCCGCGTTCGCGCAGGACGTCGTCTTCCTGCGGCACGCCGGTCTCAAGCCGGTCGTGGTGCACGGCGGCGGTCCGCAGATCAGCGCCCAGCTCGACCGGCACGGCCTGGTCAGCGAGTTCAAGGCCGGGCTGCGGGTGACGACACCCGAGGCGATGGACGTCGTACGGATGGTCCTCGCCGGCCAGGTCCAGCGAGAACTGGTCGGACTGCTCAACCAGCACGGCCCGTTCGCCGTGGGAATGACCGGCGAGGACGCGCACACCATCACAGCGGTACAGCACTTCCCGCAGATCGACGGCAGGTCCGTGGACATCGGCAGGGTCGGCGAGATCACCGGGATCGACACCGGCGCGATCCAGGCGCTGCTCGACGACGGCCGTATCCCGGTCATCTCGTCCATCGCCCGCAGCGCTCACGACAACCATGTCTTCAACGTCAACGCCGACACCGCCGCGGCTGCGCTGGCCGCCGCGCTGAACGCCGAGACCCTGATGGTGCTGACCGATGTCGAGGGACTCTACGAGGACTGGCCCCACAGCGACGACGTCATCAGCAGGCTCACCGCGAAGCAGTTGGAGATGCTGCTGCCCGAGCTCGCCAGCGGAATGGTCCCCAAGATGGAGGGCTGCCTGTTCGCCGTACGGAACGGTGTCACCACCGCTCGCGTGATCGACGGGCGGGTCCAGCACTCGATCCTGCTGGAGATCTTCACCGACGAGGGCATCGGCACGATGGTCGTGCCCGACAGCGAAGAGACCGACACCGAGACCGCCACCGAGGGGGAGTCATGA
- a CDS encoding acetylornithine transaminase gives MTHQELAQRWQGALMDNYGVPKLSLVSGSGATVRDADGTAYTDFVGGIAVNALGHAHPAVVDAVSRQIASLGHVSNLFIAEPPIALAERLLQLFDRPGRVYFANSGAEANEAAFKIGRLTGRTHMVATQGAFHGRTMGALSLTGQPGKQNGFEPLPGVVTHVPYGDADALRAVVTENTAFVIIEPIQGESGVVVPPRDYLRAAREITRATGTLLVLDEVQTGIGRTGQWFEYQAHDGVEPDVVTLAKGLGGGLPLGAAVAFGPAAELLRPGQHGTTFGGNPVACAAGLAVLDTIAADGILDRVKRIGEKLREGIESLGHPLVGHVRGAGLLLGIVLTEPRAAQLQQAAQDAGFLVNSPAPDVVRLMPPLIIGDNEVDAFLQALPGVLDRANGEERSAE, from the coding sequence ATGACCCACCAGGAACTCGCACAGCGCTGGCAGGGCGCGCTGATGGACAACTACGGCGTCCCGAAGCTCTCACTCGTGAGCGGCTCCGGCGCGACCGTCAGGGACGCCGACGGCACGGCCTACACCGACTTCGTCGGCGGTATCGCGGTCAACGCGCTCGGCCACGCCCATCCGGCGGTCGTCGACGCGGTCTCGCGGCAGATCGCCTCACTGGGTCATGTGTCCAACCTCTTCATCGCCGAGCCGCCCATCGCGCTCGCCGAACGGCTGCTCCAGCTCTTCGACCGCCCGGGACGCGTGTACTTCGCCAACTCGGGCGCGGAGGCGAACGAAGCCGCCTTCAAGATCGGCCGGCTGACCGGGCGCACCCATATGGTCGCCACCCAGGGGGCGTTCCACGGCCGCACCATGGGGGCGCTGTCGCTCACCGGGCAGCCCGGAAAGCAGAACGGCTTCGAGCCGCTGCCCGGAGTGGTCACCCACGTTCCCTACGGCGACGCGGACGCACTGCGCGCGGTCGTCACCGAGAACACCGCTTTCGTGATCATCGAGCCGATCCAGGGGGAGAGCGGCGTCGTGGTCCCGCCCCGGGACTATCTCCGGGCCGCCCGCGAGATCACCCGTGCCACCGGCACACTGCTGGTGCTCGACGAGGTCCAGACCGGCATCGGCCGCACCGGCCAGTGGTTCGAGTACCAGGCACACGATGGTGTGGAACCCGATGTCGTCACGCTGGCCAAGGGCCTGGGCGGGGGACTTCCGCTCGGCGCTGCCGTCGCTTTCGGCCCGGCGGCCGAACTGCTCCGCCCCGGTCAGCACGGCACCACCTTCGGCGGCAATCCGGTCGCCTGCGCTGCCGGACTCGCGGTCCTGGACACGATCGCCGCCGACGGAATCCTCGACCGGGTGAAGCGCATCGGGGAGAAGCTGCGGGAGGGAATCGAGTCGCTGGGGCACCCGTTGGTCGGGCACGTCCGCGGTGCCGGTCTGCTGCTGGGTATCGTGCTCACCGAGCCCCGCGCGGCGCAGCTGCAGCAGGCGGCTCAGGACGCCGGTTTCCTGGTGAACTCGCCCGCCCCCGATGTCGTACGGCTGATGCCGCCGCTGATCATCGGCGACAACGAGGTGGACGCGTTCCTCCAGGCGCTGCCGGGCGTCCTCGACCGGGCGAACGGGGAAGAGCGATCCGCAGAATGA
- a CDS encoding arginine repressor yields the protein MTEAQETEHNGPSVPQTRTARHRRIVDILNRGPVRSQSQLAKLLADDGLSVTQATLSRDLDELGAVKIRNTGGELIYAVPSEGGYRTPHAPLGGSAKEERMRRLSAELLISAEASANLVVLRTPPGAAQFLASAIDQAELHDILGTIAGDDTLMLISRDPAGGQALADHLLRLAQNPR from the coding sequence ATGACCGAGGCGCAGGAAACCGAGCACAACGGACCTTCGGTCCCGCAGACCCGTACGGCCCGCCACCGGCGGATCGTGGACATCCTCAACCGCGGTCCGGTCCGCTCGCAGAGCCAGCTCGCGAAGCTGCTCGCCGACGACGGGCTGAGCGTCACTCAGGCGACCCTTTCCCGGGACCTCGACGAGCTGGGAGCGGTGAAGATCCGCAACACGGGTGGGGAGCTGATCTACGCGGTGCCGAGCGAGGGCGGATACCGCACCCCGCACGCGCCCCTCGGCGGATCGGCCAAGGAAGAACGGATGCGCCGGCTCTCCGCGGAACTTCTGATCTCAGCGGAGGCCTCGGCCAATCTGGTCGTACTGCGAACGCCACCCGGTGCTGCCCAGTTCCTCGCGTCGGCCATCGACCAGGCCGAACTGCACGACATCCTCGGCACGATCGCGGGTGACGACACGCTCATGCTGATCAGCCGCGATCCAGCAGGCGGGCAGGCGCTCGCGGACCATCTGCTGCGGCTGGCTCAGAACCCTCGCTGA
- a CDS encoding L,D-transpeptidase family protein — protein MRRSMLIGFALLALTGSVAAHPYEAPPLPETLADAGDGTQLLTAEAADTGSTTGTLSWWSLRAGTWVKSGSAPARFGANGLAEGRQRKQGTDTTPTGLYELPYAFGTDAAPAGTRYPYRRVDDRSWWCEDNDSTSYNRWVEPLPADCRAAEAEHLARYRTQYARAMVIGFNYADPARGRGAGIFLHVNGRGATAGCVSVPAAAMDRILAWADPARRPHIAIGTRWGPTALTRY, from the coding sequence ATGCGCAGATCTATGCTGATCGGTTTTGCCCTGCTGGCCCTCACCGGCTCGGTCGCGGCACACCCCTACGAGGCTCCGCCTCTCCCGGAGACACTCGCCGACGCCGGCGACGGCACCCAGCTGCTCACCGCCGAGGCCGCCGACACCGGTTCCACCACGGGCACGCTGAGCTGGTGGAGCCTGCGGGCGGGCACCTGGGTGAAGTCGGGATCCGCCCCGGCCCGCTTCGGTGCCAACGGCCTCGCCGAGGGCCGGCAACGCAAGCAGGGCACCGACACCACACCCACCGGCCTGTACGAGCTGCCGTACGCCTTCGGAACCGACGCGGCTCCGGCCGGCACGCGCTACCCGTACCGGCGCGTCGACGACCGCTCCTGGTGGTGCGAGGACAACGACTCCACGAGCTACAACCGGTGGGTGGAGCCACTGCCCGCCGACTGCCGGGCGGCCGAGGCGGAGCATCTGGCCCGCTACCGGACGCAGTACGCCCGCGCGATGGTGATCGGCTTCAACTACGCCGATCCGGCGCGCGGGCGGGGCGCCGGAATATTCCTCCATGTCAACGGACGCGGCGCGACAGCCGGTTGTGTGTCCGTGCCGGCAGCCGCCATGGACCGCATCCTGGCCTGGGCCGATCCGGCCCGGCGCCCGCACATCGCGATCGGCACCCGCTGGGGCCCGACTGCGCTGACCCGGTACTGA
- a CDS encoding bile acid:sodium symporter family protein encodes MRTEQAPPQPADTTDRAARRAVTVFPLLVLAAGAIGLASPGAFAGWGVSVPYLLGVVMFCMGLTMTAVDFRGVAKRPWAVGLGLVAHYVIMPGLGWLIAHALDLSPQLAAGVILVGCAPSGTASNVVTYLARGDVALSVSVATVSTIVAPLVTPPLTLLLAGTYLPVDAGSMMTDILKTVLLPVLAGLAVRFLAGRYIDRLLGALPWLSAATVAVIVAVVVGGSAETIKSAAAMVLLAVVLHNGLGLLLGYGAGKVARLGRPGSRAMAFEVGMQNSGLAASLATAHFSPLAALPAAIFSVWHNISGALVAASMAHRSRKTEPLGDRSGQPAPDGSPAG; translated from the coding sequence GTGCGAACCGAACAAGCTCCCCCTCAGCCCGCCGACACCACCGATCGCGCGGCACGCCGCGCGGTCACCGTGTTTCCCCTTCTCGTCCTCGCGGCGGGGGCGATCGGCCTGGCCTCGCCAGGCGCCTTCGCCGGCTGGGGAGTGTCCGTGCCGTACCTCCTCGGCGTGGTCATGTTCTGCATGGGCCTGACGATGACCGCGGTGGATTTCCGGGGGGTGGCGAAACGGCCCTGGGCCGTGGGGCTCGGCCTCGTGGCGCACTACGTGATCATGCCGGGTCTCGGCTGGCTGATCGCGCACGCCCTGGATCTGTCACCGCAGCTGGCTGCCGGGGTCATCCTGGTGGGCTGCGCACCGAGCGGTACGGCGTCCAACGTGGTCACCTATCTGGCGCGCGGGGACGTGGCGCTGTCGGTCTCGGTGGCCACGGTCTCCACCATCGTCGCCCCGCTGGTGACGCCTCCGCTGACACTGCTGCTCGCGGGCACCTATCTGCCGGTCGACGCGGGCTCGATGATGACCGACATCCTGAAGACCGTGCTGCTTCCGGTCCTCGCGGGACTGGCCGTGCGGTTCCTGGCCGGCCGGTACATAGACCGGCTTCTGGGCGCCCTGCCCTGGCTGTCCGCCGCCACGGTGGCCGTCATCGTCGCCGTGGTGGTGGGTGGCAGCGCCGAGACGATCAAGTCCGCGGCGGCGATGGTGCTCCTCGCCGTGGTCCTGCACAACGGTCTCGGACTGCTGCTCGGCTACGGCGCGGGCAAGGTGGCCCGGCTCGGCAGGCCGGGGAGCCGGGCGATGGCCTTCGAGGTGGGCATGCAGAACTCCGGCCTGGCCGCCTCTCTGGCCACCGCCCACTTCAGCCCGCTGGCCGCGCTGCCCGCCGCGATCTTCTCGGTCTGGCACAACATCTCGGGTGCGCTGGTCGCGGCCTCCATGGCCCATCGCTCCCGGAAGACCGAACCGCTCGGCGACCGTTCGGGTCAGCCGGCTCCGGACGGCTCACCCGCGGGGTAG
- a CDS encoding PfkB family carbohydrate kinase → MKPRLVLAGNVIVDLVIEVPALPERGGDVIGTRTDRTAGGGFNTLVAARRLGTEAAYAGLHGTGPHGDLVREALAAEGVRTLLPVREDGDTGFCVALVDSGGERTFVTSFGVDSRLTGAELDAVADLLTGDDLVQLSGYGLVMPVNGPLLSRFTARLPAGVTVCFDPAPLVAGIPAAVLDPVLARTDWLSCNAREGRLMTGHENPARSAAALRERLSPGAGVLVRADKDGCWLAAPGTAPVHVPGFAVEAVDSNGAGDAHVGAFLALLSRGLDPLSAARGANAAAAYAVTRRGPATAPGLAELVAFLGADPLAHRLAALSV, encoded by the coding sequence ATGAAGCCGCGACTGGTTCTCGCAGGAAACGTCATCGTCGATCTGGTGATCGAGGTCCCCGCGCTGCCCGAACGCGGCGGCGACGTCATCGGTACACGTACCGACCGGACCGCTGGCGGCGGCTTCAACACCCTGGTCGCGGCCCGCAGGCTCGGTACGGAGGCGGCGTACGCCGGCCTGCACGGCACGGGGCCGCACGGCGATCTCGTACGGGAGGCGCTGGCCGCCGAGGGGGTGCGGACGCTGCTGCCGGTGCGCGAGGACGGGGACACCGGATTCTGTGTCGCGCTGGTGGATTCCGGGGGTGAGCGCACGTTCGTCACGAGCTTCGGCGTCGACTCCCGGCTCACCGGGGCCGAACTGGACGCGGTGGCGGACCTGCTGACCGGCGACGACCTGGTACAGCTGTCGGGATACGGCCTGGTCATGCCGGTGAACGGTCCCCTGCTCTCCCGCTTCACCGCCCGGCTGCCGGCCGGGGTCACGGTCTGTTTCGACCCCGCGCCGCTGGTGGCCGGCATCCCCGCCGCGGTGCTCGACCCGGTACTCGCGCGCACCGACTGGCTCAGCTGCAATGCCCGCGAGGGACGGCTGATGACCGGCCACGAGAATCCGGCGCGGTCCGCGGCAGCCCTGCGGGAGCGGCTCTCGCCGGGCGCGGGTGTACTCGTGCGCGCGGACAAGGACGGCTGCTGGCTGGCTGCGCCGGGGACCGCGCCGGTCCATGTGCCCGGCTTCGCTGTGGAAGCGGTGGACAGCAATGGTGCGGGAGACGCCCATGTCGGTGCCTTTCTCGCCCTGCTGAGCCGGGGCCTCGATCCGCTCTCCGCGGCGCGCGGGGCCAACGCCGCCGCGGCGTACGCGGTCACCCGGCGCGGCCCCGCCACGGCGCCCGGCCTCGCTGAGCTGGTCGCCTTCCTGGGTGCCGATCCGCTCGCTCACCGGCTGGCCGCACTATCCGTGTAA
- a CDS encoding purine-cytosine permease family protein, with translation MAASAKNDRVGTVETRGIEPVPDSERHGHAGQMFWTWFAANISLLGLPLGATLVAFRGLDIWQAVLVAVLGSFGSFALVGALSIAGQKGGAPALTLSRAVFGQRGNAGPTLITWLSRVGWETITTTTAAYALLALLGVAFGVARNTPLTVVCLLVFIACTLLISGLGHATIMWINKWATVLFGVLNLVVMGFLVATVDWSEVLAAPAGPTSGVIAGIGFIAAGTGIGWANAGADYARYLPRSVPGGRLISASAFGAGIPLVLLISLGSLLTAGDPALATASDPVAAINAMLPSWMAVPYLIAAFGGLLMSNHLSTYSAGLTMITLGLKVPRAAAVLVDVVLMFLGGIYFMLIAGNFYGPFSTFLTLLAVPISAWIGVIAVDTLRGRTYDAASLMNTGRTSRYWYTGGFHLPAVLSWVAAIVAGLLFTRAATGTDDVWFSGPLAGSWFGANGLGWAISMAVGSAGYGVFGRNRPVTAVTTPALEEAVR, from the coding sequence ATGGCCGCTTCAGCGAAGAACGACCGCGTCGGCACCGTAGAGACCCGAGGGATCGAGCCGGTCCCCGACAGTGAGCGTCATGGCCACGCGGGCCAGATGTTCTGGACCTGGTTCGCCGCCAACATCTCCCTCCTCGGGCTGCCGCTCGGTGCGACGCTGGTCGCCTTCCGCGGCCTCGACATCTGGCAGGCGGTGCTGGTCGCCGTGCTCGGTTCGTTCGGTTCCTTCGCACTGGTCGGGGCGCTGAGCATCGCGGGGCAGAAGGGCGGCGCTCCGGCGCTCACCCTCTCCCGGGCGGTCTTCGGACAGCGCGGGAACGCCGGCCCCACGCTCATCACGTGGCTGAGCCGGGTCGGCTGGGAGACGATCACCACGACCACCGCCGCGTACGCCCTGCTCGCCCTGCTCGGCGTGGCCTTCGGGGTGGCACGCAACACCCCGCTCACCGTGGTCTGTCTCCTGGTGTTCATCGCGTGCACCCTGCTGATCAGCGGCCTCGGCCACGCCACCATCATGTGGATCAACAAATGGGCCACGGTCCTCTTCGGCGTACTGAACCTCGTCGTGATGGGTTTCCTCGTCGCGACAGTCGACTGGTCCGAGGTGCTGGCCGCCCCCGCCGGCCCCACCAGCGGGGTGATCGCCGGAATCGGCTTCATCGCCGCGGGAACCGGTATCGGCTGGGCCAACGCGGGCGCGGACTACGCGCGTTATCTTCCGCGCTCCGTCCCGGGCGGCCGGCTCATCTCCGCTTCCGCGTTCGGCGCCGGCATCCCGCTCGTGCTGCTGATCTCACTCGGTTCGCTGCTCACGGCGGGCGACCCGGCGCTCGCCACGGCTTCCGACCCGGTCGCCGCCATCAACGCCATGCTGCCGTCCTGGATGGCCGTCCCGTATCTGATCGCGGCCTTCGGCGGGCTGCTGATGTCCAACCACCTGTCCACCTACTCCGCGGGCCTGACCATGATCACGCTGGGGCTGAAGGTGCCGAGGGCCGCCGCGGTGCTGGTCGACGTCGTGCTGATGTTCCTCGGCGGCATCTACTTCATGCTGATCGCGGGGAACTTCTACGGCCCCTTCTCCACCTTCCTGACCCTGCTGGCCGTCCCCATCTCCGCCTGGATCGGAGTGATCGCCGTGGACACGCTGCGCGGCCGCACCTACGACGCCGCGAGCCTGATGAACACCGGCCGCACCAGCCGCTACTGGTACACCGGCGGCTTCCACCTGCCCGCCGTGCTCAGCTGGGTTGCCGCGATCGTGGCCGGACTGCTCTTCACACGTGCCGCGACGGGCACCGACGATGTGTGGTTCTCGGGCCCGCTGGCCGGCAGCTGGTTCGGCGCCAACGGCCTGGGCTGGGCCATCTCAATGGCGGTCGGCTCGGCCGGTTACGGGGTGTTCGGGCGCAACCGGCCGGTGACCGCCGTCACCACGCCCGCACTCGAGGAGGCCGTCCGATGA
- a CDS encoding ADP-ribosylglycohydrolase family protein, translated as MTDRDTLDRALGAFYGLALGDALGMPTQVMSRQDVVRVYGHVTGFEAAQPDNPVSAGMPAGSVTDDTDQAVIVGRLLAEGGGHIDPIRFAGELLAWEKEMRAKGSFDLLGPSTKAALDAVAGGADIREAGRYGTTNGAAMRVTPVGIAFAAGPQSVLLDRVVESCQVTHDTTVGIAGAAAVAAAVSTGVGGGTLDEAFEAAIAAARAGSERGNWIAGADVSARIGWARELVRGLDETTALDRVVALIGTSVATQESVPAAFAVLALTGGDPWRSTLLAANLGGDSDTIGAVAGAIAGSVHGLSGLPADAVRTLRAVNGLDLEPLTIRLLSLR; from the coding sequence ATGACCGACCGCGACACGCTCGACCGGGCACTCGGCGCCTTCTACGGGCTCGCGCTCGGGGACGCCCTGGGCATGCCCACCCAGGTCATGTCACGCCAGGACGTGGTGCGTGTCTACGGACACGTCACCGGCTTCGAAGCCGCGCAGCCCGACAATCCGGTGAGCGCCGGGATGCCGGCCGGCTCGGTCACCGACGACACCGACCAGGCCGTCATCGTGGGCCGGTTGCTCGCCGAGGGCGGCGGGCACATCGACCCAATCCGCTTCGCCGGCGAACTGCTCGCCTGGGAGAAGGAGATGAGGGCCAAGGGTTCCTTCGATCTGCTGGGCCCCTCGACCAAGGCGGCTCTGGACGCGGTGGCGGGCGGCGCCGACATCAGGGAAGCGGGCAGATACGGCACCACCAACGGCGCAGCCATGCGGGTCACCCCGGTCGGTATCGCCTTCGCCGCCGGTCCGCAGTCCGTCCTGCTCGACCGCGTCGTCGAGTCCTGCCAGGTCACCCACGACACCACGGTGGGTATCGCCGGAGCGGCAGCCGTGGCGGCCGCGGTGAGCACAGGTGTCGGCGGAGGCACTCTGGACGAAGCCTTCGAAGCGGCGATCGCCGCCGCACGGGCCGGCTCCGAACGCGGCAACTGGATCGCCGGGGCAGATGTCTCCGCCCGGATCGGCTGGGCCCGCGAACTGGTGCGCGGCCTCGACGAAACGACGGCGCTGGACCGGGTCGTCGCGCTCATCGGCACCAGTGTCGCCACCCAGGAGTCCGTGCCCGCCGCCTTCGCCGTCCTCGCTCTGACCGGCGGCGACCCCTGGCGCAGCACCCTGCTCGCCGCCAACCTCGGCGGTGACAGCGACACCATCGGAGCAGTGGCGGGCGCGATCGCCGGCTCCGTGCACGGGCTCAGCGGGCTGCCGGCCGATGCCGTACGCACACTGCGCGCGGTCAATGGGCTCGATCTCGAGCCGCTGACGATCCGGCTGCTCTCCCTCCGCTGA
- a CDS encoding GntR family transcriptional regulator, with translation MPGQVHKHHRVSHILAEEIRAGVHADGTKLPGEHTLRERFGVSRTTVRQALNALGEQGLIATHAGIGSFVTFDGTPLDNRLGWTQALADQGTVLTTEVLRFETFTDLALAGELGLEASEFIALDRVRRLPGGQGISLERSRVPSVGPLVGLPERGLGDGSLNTALIAAGRIADSGEARISVSGIGEADAATLRRSPGEPFLRQSQVFRAADGSVVEQVTSLLDPSRFQLHVRTTGRGGHV, from the coding sequence ATGCCTGGACAGGTTCACAAACATCATCGCGTCTCGCACATCCTCGCCGAGGAGATCCGCGCCGGAGTGCACGCCGACGGCACCAAACTGCCCGGCGAGCACACCCTGCGGGAACGTTTCGGGGTCAGCCGCACCACCGTGCGGCAGGCGCTGAACGCGCTCGGCGAGCAGGGGCTGATCGCCACCCACGCGGGGATCGGCTCCTTCGTCACGTTCGACGGGACGCCCCTGGACAACCGCCTGGGCTGGACCCAGGCGCTCGCCGACCAGGGAACCGTGCTCACCACCGAAGTGCTGCGGTTCGAAACGTTCACCGATCTGGCGCTGGCCGGTGAACTCGGCCTGGAGGCATCGGAGTTCATCGCCCTCGACCGGGTCAGACGACTCCCCGGCGGGCAGGGCATCTCACTGGAGCGCAGCCGGGTCCCGTCGGTCGGCCCGCTCGTCGGACTGCCCGAGCGGGGTCTCGGTGACGGTTCCCTCAACACGGCGCTCATCGCCGCCGGGCGCATCGCCGATTCGGGCGAGGCGCGGATCTCGGTCTCCGGCATCGGCGAAGCCGACGCCGCCACGCTGCGCCGCTCTCCCGGCGAACCGTTCCTCCGGCAGTCCCAGGTGTTCCGCGCCGCCGACGGCTCCGTCGTCGAGCAGGTCACCAGTCTTCTCGATCCGTCCCGGTTCCAGCTGCACGTCCGTACCACCGGCCGAGGAGGCCACGTATGA